In Acinetobacter sp. TGL-Y2, a genomic segment contains:
- a CDS encoding MFS transporter: MLTIPIHSRLGGFYFFYYAIVGTFMPYWNLYLQDQGFDYSDIGVLSAIAIITRFFAPFIWGWVADKSGKRMLLVRVATCMEAMVWLLIFMIPNDFQSIALLMLIFSFFQNAILAQFEAVTLFCLGEQRAELYGKVRKWGSIGFIVGVFAVGAILEIISISLLPVLLLCIAFLAFIWSFSIAEPKSAPNAQQQLEALFPVLKRSVVASLFAIEFFMLLAQAPFYSFYSNYLQAHGFSTSAIGFLWAVGVVAEIIMFAYAYFFLKTYSWRNLIVVCVLATSLRFVVVGRFPDSFVIQLLSQSLHALSFGLFHMIAMRIIFEHFHPTQQGRAQAIYSTMWGLGVALGSLLAGHYWHTFTGQSIFIIAGLSCLFALLFIGGIPKLQSNSNPHAG, encoded by the coding sequence ATGCTAACGATTCCAATCCACTCTAGACTGGGTGGATTCTATTTTTTCTACTATGCCATTGTCGGTACATTCATGCCCTATTGGAATTTATATCTCCAAGATCAGGGGTTTGACTACTCAGACATAGGGGTATTAAGTGCTATTGCAATTATTACACGTTTTTTCGCGCCCTTTATTTGGGGCTGGGTAGCTGACAAATCAGGCAAAAGAATGCTGCTGGTTCGTGTGGCAACCTGTATGGAAGCGATGGTTTGGTTGCTAATTTTTATGATTCCCAATGATTTTCAATCGATTGCATTACTGATGCTGATTTTTAGCTTCTTTCAAAATGCAATATTGGCGCAGTTTGAAGCGGTCACTTTATTTTGTTTGGGAGAGCAGCGTGCAGAGTTATATGGAAAAGTGCGCAAATGGGGTTCGATTGGTTTTATTGTAGGTGTTTTCGCTGTTGGAGCTATTCTGGAAATCATCTCTATTTCATTGTTGCCGGTTTTATTACTGTGTATTGCGTTCTTGGCTTTTATTTGGTCTTTTAGCATTGCTGAACCCAAATCTGCACCCAACGCACAGCAGCAACTTGAAGCCTTATTTCCTGTACTGAAACGTTCAGTGGTGGCGAGTCTATTTGCAATAGAGTTTTTTATGTTGTTAGCGCAAGCGCCGTTTTATAGCTTTTACAGTAATTATCTACAAGCTCATGGCTTTAGTACCAGCGCAATTGGATTTTTATGGGCTGTTGGTGTTGTTGCAGAAATTATCATGTTTGCCTACGCTTATTTTTTTCTAAAAACCTATTCTTGGCGAAACTTGATCGTGGTCTGTGTATTAGCAACCTCACTTAGATTTGTTGTAGTTGGACGTTTTCCTGATTCATTTGTCATACAGTTGCTATCGCAAAGCCTACATGCTCTAAGCTTCGGGCTTTTTCACATGATTGCCATGCGCATTATCTTTGAGCATTTTCATCCAACCCAACAAGGTCGTGCCCAAGCAATTTACAGCACCATGTGGGGCTTAGGTGTGGCGCTGGGGAGTCTGTTGGCGGGACATTATTGGCATACTTTTACAGGTCAGTCTATTTTTATTATTGCTGGACTATCGTGTTTGTTTGCATTGTTGTTTATTGGAGGAATTCCTAAATTACAGTCCAATTCGAATCCTCATGCTGGTTAA
- the accC gene encoding acetyl-CoA carboxylase biotin carboxylase subunit, producing the protein MLQKVLIANRGEIALRITRACKTLGIQTVGIYSDADKDLMHLRFVDEAVCIGPGASSESYLNIPAIITAAEITGADAIHPGYGFLSENAEFAEIVESSGFIFIGPRPEHIRLMGNKVSAIMAMRKAGVPTVPGSAHAVTTSNALAEAKEIGFPLIVKAASGGGGRGMRIVERVDTLLESVQAAQRDAEMWFGDDTVYMERFLQKPRHVEVQVIGDGNGHAVHLYDRDCSLQRRHQKVLEEAPAPNLPEEARAEILEACVKACKLMQYRGAGTFEFLFEDGEFFFIEMNTRVQVEHPVTEMVTGIDIIEQQLRVAAGLGLDLQQDDIKVQGHAIECRINAEDPSNFMPSPGKIEQFYTPGGAGIRLDSHIYPGYNIPPYYDSMIAKLIAHGKDRETAIARMKQALDEIILTGVKTNIPLHKDLILEDKNFCKNAMDIHYLEKHLLQQLQGNEK; encoded by the coding sequence ATGTTGCAAAAAGTCTTAATTGCAAACCGAGGAGAGATTGCGCTACGCATCACTCGGGCATGCAAAACATTGGGTATTCAAACCGTCGGTATCTATTCAGATGCGGATAAAGACCTGATGCACCTTCGTTTTGTTGATGAAGCTGTATGTATTGGACCGGGTGCGAGTAGTGAAAGCTATTTAAATATCCCGGCCATTATTACCGCGGCGGAAATAACGGGCGCAGACGCGATTCATCCAGGTTATGGTTTTCTGTCTGAAAATGCAGAATTTGCTGAAATTGTAGAAAGCTCTGGTTTTATTTTTATTGGTCCACGTCCAGAACATATTCGCCTCATGGGCAATAAAGTTTCTGCGATTATGGCGATGCGTAAAGCGGGTGTTCCAACTGTTCCAGGTTCTGCACATGCAGTCACCACAAGCAATGCTTTAGCCGAAGCCAAAGAAATTGGGTTTCCACTGATTGTCAAAGCTGCGTCTGGCGGTGGTGGTCGTGGTATGCGTATTGTTGAGCGTGTCGATACTTTACTTGAGTCAGTTCAAGCTGCACAACGTGATGCTGAAATGTGGTTTGGTGATGATACCGTGTATATGGAGCGTTTCTTACAAAAGCCGCGCCATGTCGAAGTCCAAGTGATTGGCGATGGTAACGGCCATGCGGTGCATTTATATGATCGTGACTGTTCACTTCAACGTCGTCATCAAAAAGTGCTTGAAGAAGCACCTGCACCAAACTTACCTGAAGAAGCACGTGCAGAAATTTTAGAAGCTTGTGTGAAAGCTTGTAAGCTCATGCAGTATCGCGGCGCCGGTACATTTGAATTCTTATTTGAAGACGGCGAATTCTTCTTTATTGAAATGAATACCCGTGTTCAAGTGGAACACCCTGTGACTGAAATGGTGACAGGCATCGATATTATTGAACAACAATTACGTGTTGCTGCTGGTTTAGGTTTAGATCTACAACAAGACGATATTAAGGTTCAAGGTCATGCGATTGAATGCCGTATCAATGCTGAAGATCCCAGCAATTTCATGCCATCTCCCGGTAAAATTGAACAATTTTATACCCCAGGTGGTGCAGGTATTCGTTTAGATTCGCATATTTACCCGGGTTATAACATTCCGCCGTATTACGACTCCATGATTGCTAAACTGATTGCACATGGCAAAGATCGTGAAACAGCGATTGCACGAATGAAACAGGCGTTGGATGAAATCATTCTAACGGGCGTAAAAACCAACATTCCTTTGCACAAAGATTTAATTTTAGAAGATAAAAACTTTTGCAAAAATGCGATGGATATTCATTACCTTGAAAAGCATTTGCTCCAGCAATTACAAGGCAATGAAAAATAA
- a CDS encoding GGDEF domain-containing protein, with protein MVVGVIIALCCLAGILGRPHSFLAILWPANAVLLGLFLRFNSLKNMGGWLGAFTGFMFADLVTGNHFLLTLFLTMANLTNPLVTLLLLRTFKIDYKEFNKGLTFVYLVLISAVGGCLVSPLFAISTIPHIPNTFMQLDRIWIDFGMWWTGEILNLVAFLPIILAIPQMDSIKDYIAEKRQQRLRLQDGLPLLFVMFSVGLTHFFMGPGAIMFPIGALIWAALTYNLFLVSIVNCFVSMSLYNILSIYYLTESSDAYISTTLSVRIGLVMLALGPLTLSIISLNRQKLYHHILYLANHDGLTTTMNRRYFYEESERTVNPAKANTKTVAILLLDIDHFKRINDNYGHAVGDQVLQDFTRIVQAQIRASDLFGRIGGEEFAVLLKNVSLAKSIEISERICNTVFKTPITLENGQKLNISISIGLSYQSLPFCTQFQQLINRADVALYQAKESGRNRLCLEERLQNT; from the coding sequence ATGGTTGTTGGCGTCATTATTGCCCTATGTTGTCTTGCGGGAATATTGGGTCGTCCACATTCATTTTTGGCTATTTTATGGCCTGCCAATGCTGTGTTATTGGGCTTATTTTTGCGGTTTAATTCCTTAAAGAATATGGGCGGATGGTTGGGTGCATTTACTGGCTTTATGTTTGCAGATTTGGTCACAGGGAATCATTTTTTACTGACGCTTTTTCTGACCATGGCAAATCTAACCAATCCATTGGTAACACTGTTACTGCTGCGAACTTTTAAAATTGATTATAAAGAGTTCAATAAAGGTCTGACTTTTGTTTATTTGGTTCTGATCAGTGCCGTGGGCGGCTGCTTAGTGAGCCCTTTATTTGCCATTTCCACCATTCCGCATATTCCAAACACTTTTATGCAACTGGATCGAATCTGGATTGATTTTGGTATGTGGTGGACAGGTGAAATTCTGAATTTAGTGGCGTTCTTGCCCATTATTTTAGCCATTCCGCAGATGGATAGCATTAAAGACTATATAGCTGAAAAACGGCAACAGCGCCTCAGGCTTCAAGATGGTTTACCTTTACTTTTTGTGATGTTCTCTGTAGGTCTTACCCATTTTTTTATGGGTCCCGGGGCAATTATGTTCCCCATTGGCGCACTGATTTGGGCAGCGCTAACCTATAACTTATTTTTAGTGTCCATCGTCAACTGTTTTGTCAGTATGTCCTTATATAACATTCTTAGCATCTACTATCTGACTGAATCATCCGATGCTTATATCTCTACAACCTTATCGGTTCGTATTGGTTTAGTGATGTTGGCTTTAGGACCATTGACCCTATCAATTATTAGTCTAAATCGCCAAAAGCTTTATCATCACATTCTGTATCTTGCCAATCATGACGGTCTCACCACTACAATGAATCGTCGTTATTTTTATGAAGAAAGCGAACGTACGGTCAACCCTGCTAAGGCCAATACCAAAACCGTTGCGATCTTACTGCTCGACATCGATCATTTTAAAAGGATCAATGACAACTATGGGCATGCCGTAGGTGATCAAGTTTTGCAAGACTTTACCCGAATTGTACAGGCTCAAATACGCGCTTCTGACTTGTTTGGGCGTATTGGTGGCGAAGAGTTTGCTGTACTGCTGAAAAATGTTAGCTTAGCGAAAAGCATTGAAATTTCGGAGCGTATTTGCAATACCGTGTTTAAAACCCCAATTACATTGGAAAATGGTCAAAAGCTGAATATCAGTATCAGCATTGGTTTAAGTTATCAAAGCTTACCGTTTTGCACTCAGTTTCAACAATTGATTAACCGTGCGGATGTTGCTTTATATCAAGCCAAAGAGTCTGGTCGCAATCGTTTATGTTTGGAAGAACGTCTACAAAACACCTAA
- a CDS encoding Y-family DNA polymerase, with product MSSHDQAEIYALIDINNCYVSCERVFDPSLNHQPVVVLSNNDGCVISRSYEAKALGIGMAVPWYEIEQQALNAGVKVFSSNYALYGDMSRRFFELLHLHFKVEDLEAYSIDECFIRLTDYSALLDLEQYCGQLLKQIQQWLGLPCCIGIGYSKTQAKLANHFAKKIPAFENVCSLPDLDPCSFESLLLETDVSAVWGIGRKISTKLQSYGIRSCYDLTFANEHHLAKQFSVLIARTIRELKGQSCIALDDPALPSKRILASRSFATALSDISLIKQAVIFHLNRAHRRLIKQQQLCACVHVSLYEKIKTPPYKKAISQVTGLEYATDDLLVLTQAAQRQIDVLFKEKTQYVKVSIMFSVLNPKQQHIDDLWQPLVLIEQRDQLMQTLLRMKKRYGSDCIQVGYHSEETHWQMKQQYRSPRYTTHWHEMLVIDDSHLAVTQNK from the coding sequence ATGTCTTCACATGATCAAGCTGAAATTTATGCGCTCATTGATATTAACAACTGTTATGTCAGTTGTGAACGGGTATTTGATCCCAGCCTTAACCATCAGCCCGTAGTCGTACTGAGCAATAACGATGGCTGCGTTATTTCTCGCAGCTATGAAGCCAAAGCTTTGGGCATTGGTATGGCTGTACCTTGGTATGAAATAGAACAGCAGGCATTAAATGCAGGCGTCAAAGTCTTTTCCAGTAATTATGCGTTATATGGGGATATGTCACGGCGTTTTTTTGAGCTACTGCATTTGCATTTTAAAGTTGAAGATTTAGAGGCCTATTCAATTGATGAGTGTTTTATTCGTTTAACTGACTATTCAGCACTTCTTGATCTTGAACAATATTGTGGTCAGTTGCTTAAGCAAATTCAACAGTGGTTGGGTTTACCATGCTGCATAGGCATCGGTTACAGTAAAACCCAAGCCAAACTGGCCAATCATTTTGCCAAAAAGATTCCCGCCTTTGAGAATGTATGCTCTTTGCCTGACTTAGATCCTTGTAGTTTTGAAAGCTTACTGCTCGAAACGGATGTATCAGCAGTCTGGGGGATTGGGCGTAAAATCAGCACAAAGTTGCAGTCCTATGGTATTCGAAGCTGTTATGACTTAACTTTTGCCAATGAACATCATCTTGCGAAACAGTTCTCTGTACTCATTGCTCGGACCATTCGTGAACTAAAAGGTCAATCGTGTATTGCCCTCGATGATCCTGCCCTACCGTCAAAACGCATTCTAGCCTCACGTAGTTTTGCCACAGCACTGAGCGACATTTCCCTGATCAAGCAGGCTGTCATTTTTCATTTAAATCGTGCGCATCGACGTCTAATCAAACAGCAACAACTGTGCGCCTGTGTTCATGTTTCTTTATATGAAAAAATCAAAACTCCACCTTATAAAAAAGCCATTTCACAGGTGACGGGTTTAGAGTATGCCACTGATGACCTACTGGTTTTGACACAGGCCGCACAAAGGCAAATTGATGTTTTATTTAAGGAAAAAACTCAATATGTTAAAGTCTCGATCATGTTCTCTGTGCTGAATCCCAAGCAACAACATATCGATGATTTATGGCAACCGCTGGTGCTGATTGAGCAGCGTGATCAACTGATGCAAACCCTACTGCGCATGAAGAAACGTTACGGTTCAGACTGCATACAAGTCGGCTACCATTCGGAGGAAACCCACTGGCAAATGAAGCAGCAATATCGCTCACCTCGCTATACCACCCACTGGCATGAGATGCTGGTGATTGATGATTCACATCTGGCAGTTACACAAAACAAATGA
- the accB gene encoding acetyl-CoA carboxylase biotin carboxyl carrier protein: protein MDIRKIKKLIDLMIESDLQSIEVKEGDQSIALARRNPVVAGVAQVAAAAPAAAPVVKAAARGAVETSPMVGVFYSAPSPGEGPFINVGQTVSAGETLGIIEAMKIMNPIEATQSGVVEEILVKNGDVIQFGQPLFRYRA, encoded by the coding sequence ATGGATATTCGCAAAATTAAAAAGCTCATCGACTTAATGATTGAATCTGATCTTCAATCGATTGAAGTAAAAGAAGGTGACCAATCAATTGCATTAGCCCGTCGTAATCCTGTCGTTGCTGGCGTTGCACAAGTTGCTGCAGCTGCACCAGCTGCTGCGCCTGTGGTCAAAGCTGCTGCTCGTGGTGCCGTTGAAACCTCTCCTATGGTTGGCGTGTTCTATTCTGCTCCTAGCCCAGGTGAAGGACCCTTTATAAATGTCGGTCAAACTGTGTCTGCAGGCGAGACTTTAGGTATTATCGAAGCCATGAAAATCATGAATCCGATTGAGGCAACACAAAGCGGTGTTGTTGAAGAAATATTGGTTAAAAATGGTGATGTAATCCAATTCGGTCAACCACTATTCCGCTACCGCGCGTAA
- the aroQ gene encoding type II 3-dehydroquinate dehydratase, with translation MRSTILVIHGPNLNLLGKREPEVYGHLTLDDINQQLTTQAEQTAIHLETFQSNWEGAIIDRIHQAQIDGVKFIIINPAALTHTSVAVRDALLGVAIPFIEVHISNVHAREAFRHHSFLSDKAVGVICGLGAQGYAFALTHATQKIQPSTHL, from the coding sequence ATGCGTTCGACCATTTTGGTCATACATGGACCAAATTTAAATTTGCTAGGAAAGCGAGAACCTGAAGTTTACGGTCATCTCACGTTGGATGATATTAACCAACAACTGACTACACAGGCTGAGCAGACTGCCATTCACCTTGAAACATTCCAAAGCAATTGGGAAGGTGCCATTATCGACCGAATTCATCAAGCCCAAATCGACGGCGTCAAATTTATTATTATTAATCCTGCAGCACTCACCCATACATCGGTGGCTGTACGTGATGCGCTACTGGGTGTAGCCATTCCTTTTATTGAAGTCCACATCTCAAATGTTCATGCACGTGAAGCATTTAGGCATCACTCTTTTCTTTCAGATAAAGCCGTGGGTGTCATTTGTGGCTTAGGCGCACAAGGTTATGCATTTGCACTAACCCATGCCACGCAGAAAATTCAACCTTCTACACATCTTTAA